The genomic interval GTGTAATAGAAAATCCAGATGGATATGGAAAAGTTGGAAATCCATCTTGTGGAGATATAATGGAAATTTTTATAAAAGTTGATAATAATGTTATAACAGATGTTAAATTTAGAACTTTTGGTTGTGCTTCAGCTATAGCAAGTTCTTCAATTTCAACTGATATGATAATAGGAAAAACTGTTGAAGAAGCATTACAAGTAACAAATAAGGCAGTTGTTGATGCTTTAGGTGGATTACCTGCAGTTAAAATGCACTGTTCTGTTCTAGCAGAAGAAGCTATTAAAATGGCGATAGAAGATTATATCTCAAAAAGAGATGGAAAAAAAGCTGAATAAAATTAAAAGAAGCTATTAAATATAGAAAAATAAGGTTGCAAATAAAAGCAATCTTATTTTTTTACTTCAGATAAAACATAAGAAATAATAATAAATTATAAGATATGATAATTCTTGTGCTATAATATATAGGTATTATAAATTATTAGGAGTAAAAAAGATGTTTAAAAGATTTAAAAATTTGTTTTTAGTTATGGCAATTTTGGGACTTATATTTTCAACTTCATATTCTGGTCCAGTTAAAGAGATTCAGTCAATAGAAGAGTATTCAGCTCAAGTTTTAGGAGATGAAGAAGAAGACGCTGAGGATACAAGTCAAACAATAGTAATGCCCAAGGTTAAAAAGGTAGAAAAGAAAGAAGAAATAAAAAAAGAAACTGAAGTTAAAAAAGAAGAAATTAAGGAAGAAGTAAAGAAAGAAACAAAAAAAGAGGCTGTTAAGGAAGAGCCTAAAAAGAAAGAAGAAGTAAAAAAGGAAGAAATAAAAAAAGAGCCTGAAGTTAAGGTTGTTAAAGAAGAAGTAAAGAAACCTGAGAAAATAGAAACTAAAGAAGTTAAAAAAGTAGAAGAAGAAAAGAAAACAGAAACTAAAAATTTAGCTCTTGAAGAACCAGAAAATCCAGAAAAAGATAAACAAAAATATGAAATGATCACATATTATTCAAAAGATGGAGTTGAATGGGTACTACCAGATAACTTTAGAGCAGTTTTGGTTGGAGATTTAAATGGGAATGTAATATTCTCAAAGAATGCTGATAAGATATATCCACTTGCATCAGTGACAAAAGTAATGTCACTATTGGTTACTTTTGATGAAATCAATGCAGGAAATATCAGTTTAAATGATAGTGTAAGAATAAGTAAAACTCCTTTAAAATATGGAGGTAGTGGTATAGCTTTAAAAGAAGGGCAAATCTTTGTGCTGGAAGACTTAATAAAGGCTTCGGCAGTTTATTCAGCAAATAACGCAACTTATGCTATAGCTGAATATGTAGGTGAAGGAAGTATATTCAATTTTGTGGCTAAGATGAATAAAAAGTTAAAACAACTTGGTCTACAAAATGATATTAAATATCATACACCTGCTGGTTTACCAACAAGAAATACTAAGATGCCTATGGACGAAGGAACTCCAAGAGGAATCTATAAACTATCTATAGAAGCATTAAAATATCATAAATATATTGAAATAGCTGGAATAAAAAATACAAAGATACATAATGGTAAGATTTCTATAAGAAACAGAAACCATTTAATAGGTGAAGATGGAGTTTATGGAATAAAAACTGGATTCCACAAGGAAGCGAAATATAATATAACAGTAGCAGTTAAGTTTGAAGGTATAGATTTAATTATAGTTGTTATGGGTGGAGAAACATATAAAACTAGAGATGATTTAGTAAGAACTATAATAGCTAATTTAAAAGAAAATTATACAGTAAGAAATGGTCAATTAATAAGAAAATAAATATAGTTGAAAGGAGCAGTTTGTATGAGAGAAAAATTTAGAGAATTGGTAAAAAGAAAAAACAGAATACATGCTAACTTAGAGCTTATTCAATGGGATTTAGAAACAAAGACTCCATTAAAGTCTAGACCTTATTTATCTGAATTGGTTGGAGAATTAAGTATGCAAGACTATGCTCTATCTACTTCAGATGAATTTGTAAATTTAGTAGAAGAATTAAATAAACAAAAAGAAACTTTAACAGAAATAGAAAAAAGAGAAATAGAATTATCTATGGAAGAAATTGAAAAGAAAAAGAAAATTCCTGCTGATGAATATGAAGATTATGCAAAATTAACAAGCTATAATCAAACAGTTTGGGAAGAAGCTAAGGCTAAAAAAGATTTTTCAATAGTAAAAGAAGGATTAAAAAAGATATTTGATTACAATAAAAAATTTGCTACATACAGAAGAAAAGATGAAAAAACTCTTTATGATGTTCTATTAAATGATTATGAAAAAGGTATGGATACTGAAAGATTAGATGTATTTTTCAGTGAATTAAAGAAAGAAATAGTTCCTTTCTTAAAGAAAATCCAAGAAAAGAAAAAGACTATAAAAGAAGTAGATAAAATAAGTGTCCCTATTGATGAAGATGTGCAACTTAAATTTGCAAAATTTTTATCAAGTTATGTAGGTTTTGATTTTGAAAAAGGTCTTGTTGAAACAAGTGAACACCCATTTACTTTAAACTTAAATAAAAATGATGTGAGACTTACAACAAAGAATAAAAAAGATAGTCCTATGTCTACTGTA from Fusobacterium pseudoperiodonticum carries:
- a CDS encoding carboxypeptidase M32, with translation MREKFRELVKRKNRIHANLELIQWDLETKTPLKSRPYLSELVGELSMQDYALSTSDEFVNLVEELNKQKETLTEIEKREIELSMEEIEKKKKIPADEYEDYAKLTSYNQTVWEEAKAKKDFSIVKEGLKKIFDYNKKFATYRRKDEKTLYDVLLNDYEKGMDTERLDVFFSELKKEIVPFLKKIQEKKKTIKEVDKISVPIDEDVQLKFAKFLSSYVGFDFEKGLVETSEHPFTLNLNKNDVRLTTKNKKDSPMSTVFSIIHESGHGIYEQQTGDELIDTLLGTGGSMGLHESQSRFMENIVGANKAFWKPLYNKAGEFYPFLKDIEFEEFYKQINRIEPGLIRVEADELTYSLHIMLRYEIEKMLINGEINIDDLPKIWNEKVKEYLGLEPKNDSEGLMQDIHWYCGLIGYFPSYAIGNAYASQIYNAMKKDFDVEKALENQDLKKITDWLGEKIHKYGLLKDTPTIIKEVTGEELNPKYYIEYLKEKYSKIYEI
- the nifU gene encoding Fe-S cluster assembly scaffold protein NifU, producing MQYTEKVMQHFMNPHNVGVIENPDGYGKVGNPSCGDIMEIFIKVDNNVITDVKFRTFGCASAIASSSISTDMIIGKTVEEALQVTNKAVVDALGGLPAVKMHCSVLAEEAIKMAIEDYISKRDGKKAE
- a CDS encoding D-alanyl-D-alanine carboxypeptidase family protein, whose amino-acid sequence is MFKRFKNLFLVMAILGLIFSTSYSGPVKEIQSIEEYSAQVLGDEEEDAEDTSQTIVMPKVKKVEKKEEIKKETEVKKEEIKEEVKKETKKEAVKEEPKKKEEVKKEEIKKEPEVKVVKEEVKKPEKIETKEVKKVEEEKKTETKNLALEEPENPEKDKQKYEMITYYSKDGVEWVLPDNFRAVLVGDLNGNVIFSKNADKIYPLASVTKVMSLLVTFDEINAGNISLNDSVRISKTPLKYGGSGIALKEGQIFVLEDLIKASAVYSANNATYAIAEYVGEGSIFNFVAKMNKKLKQLGLQNDIKYHTPAGLPTRNTKMPMDEGTPRGIYKLSIEALKYHKYIEIAGIKNTKIHNGKISIRNRNHLIGEDGVYGIKTGFHKEAKYNITVAVKFEGIDLIIVVMGGETYKTRDDLVRTIIANLKENYTVRNGQLIRK